A section of the Methanoregula sp. genome encodes:
- a CDS encoding DUF1015 family protein — MVRIYRFSGVRPTRECAQAIAAVPYDVVTADEARKIIEKKPGSFLRVSRPDAELPGIDPHDDRVYERAHENFAALQASGKLRKDPEPGMYAYRVKQGGDTFLGLCCCLDVDDYRQNLIRRHEQTRYDKEEDRTRHIEAVKAHNGPVVLLFRNSGEIYSLISAQVSSGAVPDAEVRTDDGGVHQIFRITDPQILGRFEQHFAHLPSLYIADGHHRAKAAVNVADRRIAAKVPSDAEAFRFMGVMFAHDKVKIHGYSRLLTDLGTFTQDTFLDTLKKYFDVEPYGRVDGRGYNIKPKCKKPERYHVVHMYLGGQWYECTRLLEKNAAPLDALDVAVLQKWVLEGMLGITDPRGDARLQYLGGARPVSDLERLVDNGEYRLAFAMQPVRVETVLSIADAGGVMPPKSTWFEPKLLSGLVVHTFD; from the coding sequence ATGGTAAGGATTTATCGTTTTTCCGGGGTGCGCCCCACCCGTGAATGTGCGCAGGCTATCGCTGCCGTCCCGTATGATGTCGTGACTGCGGATGAGGCCCGTAAGATTATTGAGAAAAAACCCGGGAGTTTCCTGCGCGTGAGCAGGCCGGATGCGGAACTGCCGGGTATTGATCCCCACGATGACCGGGTATACGAGCGGGCGCACGAGAACTTTGCTGCCCTCCAGGCATCGGGAAAACTACGAAAGGATCCTGAGCCCGGCATGTATGCCTACCGGGTGAAACAGGGCGGGGATACGTTCCTTGGCCTCTGCTGCTGTCTTGACGTGGACGATTACCGGCAGAACCTGATCCGAAGGCACGAGCAGACCCGGTACGACAAGGAGGAGGACCGGACCCGGCACATCGAGGCAGTAAAAGCGCACAACGGGCCGGTCGTGCTTCTGTTCCGGAACAGCGGGGAGATCTATTCACTCATCAGTGCGCAGGTTTCATCGGGTGCGGTTCCCGATGCGGAGGTGCGCACCGATGACGGGGGTGTTCACCAGATCTTCCGGATCACCGATCCGCAGATACTCGGCCGGTTCGAACAGCACTTCGCACATCTTCCCTCGCTCTACATAGCCGACGGGCATCACCGGGCAAAAGCGGCCGTGAACGTGGCTGACCGCAGGATCGCTGCAAAGGTCCCTTCGGATGCCGAAGCCTTCCGGTTCATGGGGGTCATGTTTGCGCACGACAAGGTGAAGATCCACGGGTACAGCCGGCTGCTCACGGACCTTGGTACGTTTACACAGGACACCTTCCTTGACACCCTGAAAAAATACTTCGATGTCGAACCTTACGGCCGGGTGGACGGGCGCGGGTACAACATAAAACCAAAGTGCAAGAAACCGGAGCGCTATCATGTGGTGCATATGTATCTCGGGGGCCAGTGGTACGAGTGCACACGCCTGCTGGAAAAGAATGCAGCACCGTTAGACGCACTCGATGTGGCGGTGCTCCAGAAGTGGGTTTTAGAGGGCATGCTCGGGATTACGGATCCCCGTGGGGATGCCCGGCTCCAGTATCTCGGCGGTGCCCGGCCGGTCTCTGACCTGGAAAGGCTGGTTGACAACGGGGAATACCGGCTCGCGTTTGCCATGCAGCCGGTCCGGGTCGAGACCGTCTTATCCATTGCAGATGCCGGCGGGGTCATGCCCCCCAAGTCCACCTGGTTCGAGCCCAAACTCTTAAGCGGGCTTGTGGTTCACACGTTTGATTGA
- the rimI gene encoding ribosomal protein S18-alanine N-acetyltransferase: MIRPHDLMTYPLPQIRRAVPSDLAAIVAIEKDSFIDPWEIPVFLEALTYYPTTYFVAVCDGQVTGFVVGALEDTGENIYGHICNLGVSPIYRHRGIGKLLVRRVEHQFALELATAVQLEVRISNTAAQRFYQRLGYRHVFGIDQYYANGEDAFVMMKWFRF, encoded by the coding sequence ATGATCCGACCCCACGATCTTATGACCTACCCGCTTCCGCAAATCCGGCGGGCAGTGCCTTCCGATCTCGCGGCGATTGTCGCTATCGAGAAAGACTCTTTTATCGACCCGTGGGAAATACCTGTCTTCTTAGAAGCACTCACCTATTACCCGACAACCTATTTTGTCGCGGTCTGCGATGGGCAGGTGACGGGTTTTGTGGTGGGGGCTCTTGAGGACACCGGGGAGAATATCTACGGCCATATCTGCAACCTTGGCGTGAGCCCGATATACCGGCACCGGGGGATCGGGAAGCTGCTTGTGCGCCGGGTTGAACACCAGTTCGCCCTCGAACTCGCAACCGCTGTTCAGCTTGAAGTGCGGATATCCAACACAGCCGCGCAGCGGTTCTACCAACGGCTCGGCTACCGGCACGTGTTTGGGATTGACCAGTACTATGCAAACGGGGAAGATGCGTTTGTGATGATGAAGTGGTTCCGGTTTTAA
- a CDS encoding histidine kinase dimerization/phosphoacceptor domain -containing protein, with the protein MAAGNEKTAEKNTETAGIERPLRDIAEEQLARIPERSADLKGQTAEELIHELQVHQIELEMQAEELKRAYLALEESRDRYLDLYDFAPLGYFTLTDKALIAEVNMSGATLLGVERSKLVKERFSKFIAEKDSDQWYRYFVHVRNTEGKQICTLTLRRGDGSMFSARLESIRITGKSDGTTTVRVAISDITDMKKAEEALITFSEDLERQVTERTSDLSDVNLKLVTEIGIRLDAEKQLMKTVGEKEVLLREVHHRVKNNLQIIISLLNLQSRYITDETTLSAFRESQSRVRAMALVHEKLYQSSDLAKIDFDNYIRFLGDSMLRFFDMKGKGITLTMDIRDIFLAIDTAIPIGLMINELISNSLKYAFPKGRPGEISIAIHRLDHRITIQFKDNGIGIPEGFDWRNTKSMGLHLVITLADQLDGTIELDRSSGTAFTIVVKEKE; encoded by the coding sequence ATGGCTGCGGGAAACGAGAAAACCGCAGAGAAGAACACGGAGACTGCGGGTATCGAACGTCCCCTGAGGGACATTGCCGAGGAGCAGCTCGCACGCATCCCTGAGCGTTCTGCCGATCTGAAAGGGCAAACGGCAGAAGAACTCATCCACGAACTCCAGGTACACCAGATCGAACTTGAGATGCAGGCAGAAGAACTCAAAAGGGCTTATCTCGCGCTGGAGGAGTCGCGGGACAGGTACCTTGACCTCTATGACTTTGCTCCGCTCGGCTATTTCACGCTCACTGACAAGGCATTGATCGCAGAGGTGAACATGAGCGGCGCAACTCTCCTCGGGGTTGAGCGGAGCAAACTGGTAAAGGAACGATTCAGTAAATTTATCGCAGAAAAAGATTCCGATCAGTGGTACCGGTATTTCGTGCACGTGCGGAACACGGAGGGAAAACAGATCTGCACACTCACGCTCAGACGGGGGGACGGTTCCATGTTCTCTGCCCGGCTGGAAAGCATCCGGATTACCGGCAAAAGCGATGGAACAACAACGGTGAGAGTGGCAATCAGCGATATTACGGATATGAAGAAGGCGGAGGAAGCCCTGATTACATTCAGCGAGGATCTTGAACGCCAGGTTACTGAACGGACCTCAGACCTGTCAGATGTTAACCTGAAACTGGTGACGGAGATTGGTATCCGTCTTGACGCTGAAAAGCAACTTATGAAAACCGTGGGTGAGAAAGAAGTCCTGCTCCGGGAAGTCCATCACCGGGTGAAAAACAATCTCCAGATCATCATCTCCCTGTTAAACCTCCAGTCACGGTATATCACGGATGAGACGACACTTTCCGCATTCAGGGAGAGCCAGAGCCGGGTCAGGGCTATGGCGCTGGTCCATGAAAAACTGTACCAGTCATCAGACCTCGCAAAAATTGACTTTGACAATTATATCCGGTTCCTCGGAGACAGCATGCTCCGATTTTTCGACATGAAAGGAAAGGGCATCACGCTCACGATGGATATCCGGGATATTTTCCTTGCCATTGACACAGCCATCCCCATCGGGCTGATGATCAATGAACTCATCTCCAACTCCTTAAAATATGCGTTTCCCAAGGGGAGACCAGGCGAAATTTCCATTGCAATTCACCGTCTGGATCACAGAATCACTATCCAGTTTAAGGACAATGGGATCGGTATCCCTGAGGGTTTTGACTGGCGCAACACCAAGTCGATGGGGCTCCACCTAGTGATTACACTCGCGGACCAATTAGACGGTACGATTGAACTGGACCGGAGTTCCGGAACGGCGTTTACGATTGTCGTGAAGGAAAAGGAATGA
- a CDS encoding class I SAM-dependent methyltransferase family protein, translating to MIHVVAITVGQWGIRVPAREGETTRRALIDEGALDLSLKVRRDGDWLLLPLLDWRDGAEQYTFEQNPERVVLPRHELVGGIAIIQERDVAGAQKILASRPSLHTIVFAKGEVSGEYRTREFEVLAGAPTTRTEVIEYGHRFHVDLAAAYFSARLSSERQRILQQTGRNEIVLDMFAGVGPFAITLAARAALVVASDLNPQAVELMLENIAQNRTRNVIPVLADARRLAGIFPWQFDRIVMNLPLSGTEFLPEAFRLCKAGGTIHFYSLVSEEGEHRECIHGLGGEVIAERVVRSYSPGQWHAVYDICVKSS from the coding sequence ATGATACACGTGGTCGCAATCACGGTCGGACAATGGGGCATCAGGGTGCCGGCACGCGAGGGGGAAACTACGCGACGGGCACTTATTGACGAGGGCGCGCTCGATCTCTCACTGAAGGTGCGGCGCGATGGTGACTGGCTCTTGCTCCCGCTCCTTGACTGGCGCGATGGTGCGGAGCAGTACACGTTCGAGCAGAACCCGGAGCGGGTAGTGCTGCCCCGTCACGAACTGGTGGGGGGGATTGCCATTATCCAGGAGCGCGATGTGGCGGGAGCGCAGAAGATCCTTGCATCGCGCCCCTCTCTCCACACTATTGTCTTTGCAAAAGGTGAGGTCTCGGGCGAGTACCGCACCCGTGAGTTCGAGGTGCTTGCCGGTGCTCCCACGACCCGCACCGAAGTGATCGAGTACGGGCACCGCTTCCATGTCGATCTTGCAGCCGCCTACTTCTCCGCCCGGCTCTCCTCCGAGCGCCAGCGCATTCTCCAGCAGACCGGCAGGAACGAGATCGTGCTCGATATGTTTGCCGGTGTCGGGCCGTTTGCGATCACGCTTGCGGCGCGGGCGGCACTCGTGGTTGCTTCTGATCTCAACCCGCAGGCAGTGGAACTGATGCTGGAAAACATAGCGCAGAACCGGACAAGGAACGTGATTCCGGTGCTCGCGGATGCCCGGAGGCTGGCCGGCATCTTCCCGTGGCAGTTCGACCGGATTGTGATGAACCTCCCGCTGTCCGGCACGGAATTTTTACCAGAAGCGTTCCGGCTCTGCAAGGCTGGCGGGACGATTCATTTCTATTCGCTGGTCTCTGAGGAAGGGGAGCACCGCGAGTGCATACACGGACTGGGCGGGGAGGTTATCGCTGAGCGGGTCGTGCGGTCGTACTCGCCCGGGCAGTGGCATGCGGTGTATGATATCTGTGTGAAGAGTTCGTGA
- the hmgA gene encoding hydroxymethylglutaryl-CoA reductase (NADPH), whose protein sequence is MADDGGHRSGTGNGAGSGRNNERDNIILGRLKSGELKLYQLETELTPMDAIRVRREYIEQETSTKLENLGIFSIDIERVVKRNCENMIGTVQVPVGVAGPINVNGGYAQGNYWLPLATTEGALVASVNRGCSAISKAGGAEVRVLHDGMTRAPVFAADSVGHAAQVCDWVVVHRDELKAAAESTTSHGKLNDIVTFVAGTSVFVRLEFDTKDAMGMNMVTIASAKVADLIAQGTGVRLIALSGNMCTDKKPAAINGIMGRGRSVVAGVALSHELISQVFKTDAKTIHEVNYRKNLVGSARAGAMGFNAHAANVVAAMFIACGQDAAHAIDGSTCITTVDLTDTGIYVAVTLPSLPVGTVGGGTGVETQQECLRILGVAGSGTPPGTNAKKLGEIIGAAVLAGELSLLGALAAQHLARAHQQLGRG, encoded by the coding sequence ATGGCTGATGATGGCGGGCACCGATCAGGAACCGGAAACGGTGCAGGTTCCGGTCGCAACAATGAGAGGGACAATATCATTCTTGGCAGGTTAAAGAGCGGGGAACTCAAACTCTACCAGCTGGAAACTGAGCTCACGCCCATGGATGCAATCCGGGTGCGCCGGGAGTATATCGAGCAGGAGACCAGTACAAAACTCGAAAATCTCGGCATCTTCTCGATAGATATCGAGCGCGTGGTAAAGCGCAACTGCGAGAACATGATCGGCACGGTACAGGTACCCGTGGGAGTTGCCGGGCCGATAAACGTCAATGGCGGTTATGCGCAGGGCAACTACTGGCTCCCGCTCGCAACTACGGAAGGTGCGCTCGTTGCATCCGTGAACCGCGGGTGCAGCGCAATCTCAAAAGCCGGCGGGGCCGAAGTGCGTGTCCTGCATGACGGCATGACCCGGGCACCGGTCTTTGCCGCAGACAGCGTGGGCCACGCGGCACAGGTCTGCGACTGGGTGGTTGTTCACCGCGATGAACTCAAAGCCGCTGCGGAGAGCACCACCTCGCACGGGAAACTGAACGATATCGTCACCTTTGTAGCGGGCACGAGCGTCTTTGTGAGGCTGGAGTTCGACACCAAGGATGCAATGGGAATGAACATGGTCACCATCGCAAGCGCGAAGGTGGCCGACCTGATCGCGCAGGGAACAGGAGTGCGGCTTATCGCCCTGTCCGGGAACATGTGCACGGATAAAAAACCAGCCGCCATCAACGGCATCATGGGACGGGGGCGCAGCGTAGTCGCCGGGGTAGCCCTTTCCCACGAACTGATCAGCCAGGTCTTCAAGACCGATGCAAAGACCATCCATGAAGTGAACTACCGGAAGAATCTCGTGGGATCAGCCCGGGCCGGTGCAATGGGATTCAATGCCCATGCGGCAAACGTTGTCGCAGCGATGTTCATCGCCTGCGGACAGGACGCTGCGCATGCTATCGATGGCAGCACCTGCATCACGACCGTGGATCTCACGGATACCGGGATTTATGTCGCCGTTACGCTCCCCTCCCTGCCCGTAGGGACCGTTGGCGGGGGAACCGGCGTTGAGACGCAACAGGAATGCCTCAGGATCCTCGGTGTTGCCGGCAGCGGTACACCCCCGGGAACCAATGCAAAGAAGCTCGGCGAGATCATCGGTGCAGCCGTCCTCGCCGGGGAACTCTCCCTCCTTGGTGCGCTTGCCGCCCAGCATCTTGCCCGCGCCCACCAGCAGCTGGGGCGCGGCTGA